One Ensifer adhaerens genomic region harbors:
- a CDS encoding SDR family oxidoreductase produces MSNSNKVALVTGASRGIGAEIARRLAGDGFKIVVNYAGRTEAAKAVADEIIGGGGDARVIQADVSDAGAVAAMFDTATQAFGGVDVVVNSAGIMKLAPIADVTDDVVDDTIAINLKGAFNVCREAAKRLRNDGRIINVSSSVIGMRLPTYGIYIATKAAVEGLTQVLAQEMRGRGIRVNAIAPGPVATELFLSGKSPELLFRMAKMNPLERLAEPEDIARVVSFLAGPEGAWINGQVIRANGGMC; encoded by the coding sequence ATGAGCAACAGCAACAAGGTCGCGCTGGTTACCGGAGCGTCGCGGGGCATTGGGGCGGAAATCGCCAGGCGCCTCGCCGGTGACGGCTTCAAGATTGTCGTGAACTATGCGGGACGCACTGAGGCGGCCAAGGCGGTCGCGGACGAAATCATCGGCGGCGGTGGCGACGCACGCGTCATTCAAGCGGATGTCAGCGACGCCGGCGCGGTTGCCGCGATGTTCGACACGGCCACGCAAGCCTTCGGCGGGGTGGACGTCGTCGTCAACAGCGCCGGCATCATGAAGCTTGCACCGATTGCCGACGTCACCGACGACGTCGTCGACGATACCATCGCGATAAACCTGAAGGGCGCGTTCAACGTCTGCCGCGAGGCGGCGAAACGACTGCGCAACGACGGCCGGATCATCAACGTCTCGTCGAGCGTGATTGGAATGCGCCTGCCGACCTATGGCATCTACATTGCCACCAAGGCGGCGGTCGAAGGACTGACCCAGGTGCTGGCGCAAGAGATGCGTGGCCGCGGAATTCGCGTGAACGCGATCGCCCCTGGGCCTGTTGCGACGGAGCTGTTCCTGAGCGGAAAGAGCCCTGAACTGCTGTTCCGCATGGCAAAGATGAACCCCCTCGAACGGCTCGCTGAACCCGAGGATATCGCCCGTGTCGTCTCGTTCCTCGCCGGACCGGAAGGCGCGTGGATCAATGGCCAGGTCATCCGGGCAAACGGCGGCATGTGCTGA
- a CDS encoding DoxX family protein produces MTSNFSRVGASIRPLAYLTIALELFGGIAIALGLLTRALAFMLFIQMIVILVVVMIPRGTGFQLSTVWIGVFAYLSAHGIGRWALDRPIDRQV; encoded by the coding sequence GTGACATCGAACTTTTCCAGAGTCGGGGCCTCGATCCGGCCGCTCGCCTATCTGACTATCGCCTTGGAGCTTTTCGGCGGTATCGCAATTGCGCTCGGGCTTCTGACGCGCGCCCTCGCCTTCATGCTCTTCATCCAGATGATCGTCATTCTGGTTGTGGTGATGATCCCGCGCGGCACGGGCTTTCAGCTTTCGACGGTATGGATCGGCGTCTTTGCCTATCTCAGCGCCCATGGGATCGGACGCTGGGCGCTGGACCGGCCGATTGACCGGCAGGTCTGA
- a CDS encoding MFS transporter: MPSRFILPTLALAVFFVGATEFMLSAMLSPLAVAFETTPAHAAWLVSSYALSYAVAAPIFGYLSDRIDRRRLLLVSLVLFSIDGLALTIAPSFGAAIVLRVFGGLASAALIPTVFALVADIIPAHRQSAAMGAVMIGMTSGIVSGPVIAGVLTEALDWRAPFLVTAAGCLTTVAIARSAIPARAGNPPVPKMRRPVWLGRGNLIRPLAAKGLWNGTAVAGFLLAGEVLRLRYDLGVAATGVSISAFGLGLLLGNLGVGRAARLFRGDDRTLIVALFLLSAAVGGFMLTPLSFTGDLVFLTAWGFALGLAAPTSTAILASLAGEEKGQVLSLSESLNNLMILAVLPLAAMQLDATGATGAALVLAVFLAIGVFLAIADLATRKPTAP, encoded by the coding sequence GTGCCCTCACGCTTCATTTTGCCCACCCTCGCGCTCGCCGTTTTCTTTGTCGGCGCGACCGAGTTCATGCTGTCGGCGATGCTTTCGCCCCTGGCCGTGGCCTTCGAGACGACGCCGGCGCACGCCGCATGGCTCGTCAGCAGCTACGCGCTTTCCTATGCCGTGGCCGCGCCGATCTTCGGCTACCTTTCCGATCGCATAGACCGTCGCCGACTTCTGCTCGTGTCGCTGGTTCTGTTCTCGATTGACGGCCTCGCGCTGACGATCGCGCCGAGCTTCGGGGCAGCGATCGTCCTGCGGGTCTTCGGCGGCCTGGCGTCGGCGGCTCTGATTCCGACGGTCTTTGCCCTGGTGGCAGACATCATCCCCGCGCACCGACAATCCGCCGCGATGGGAGCGGTGATGATCGGCATGACATCAGGCATCGTCTCGGGGCCGGTCATCGCCGGCGTCCTGACGGAGGCACTCGATTGGCGTGCGCCTTTCCTGGTGACTGCCGCCGGCTGCCTCACGACAGTTGCCATAGCCCGGAGTGCGATTCCCGCCCGGGCGGGAAATCCCCCAGTGCCGAAGATGAGGCGTCCTGTCTGGCTCGGCCGTGGCAATTTGATCCGCCCCCTGGCCGCGAAAGGCCTTTGGAACGGAACGGCTGTCGCCGGTTTCCTTCTTGCCGGCGAGGTCCTGCGGCTTCGTTATGACCTCGGCGTTGCGGCCACCGGCGTCTCCATCTCGGCTTTCGGTCTGGGACTCTTGCTTGGCAACCTCGGCGTCGGCCGAGCCGCACGGCTGTTTCGCGGTGACGATCGCACGCTGATCGTTGCGCTGTTCCTCCTGAGTGCGGCGGTCGGCGGCTTCATGCTCACCCCCCTGTCGTTCACGGGGGACCTCGTTTTCCTGACGGCATGGGGCTTTGCCTTGGGGCTCGCCGCACCGACGAGCACCGCCATTCTTGCGAGCCTGGCCGGAGAGGAAAAAGGTCAGGTGCTTTCGCTTTCGGAAAGCCTCAACAACCTGATGATCCTGGCCGTGCTGCCGCTTGCTGCGATGCAGCTCGACGCGACTGGTGCAACTGGAGCGGCGCTGGTCCTTGCCGTATTCCTCGCGATCGGTGTTTTCCTCGCGATCGCGGACCTTGCCACCCGAAAGCCGACAGCGCCGTGA
- a CDS encoding MFS transporter — translation MTVAIPAVTRPKTHLAVLVVLGVTHLLNDLMQSLIPAAYPILKDAYALDFVQIGMITMTFQIAGSLLQPAIGMVTDKHPAPYSPVVGMMFTLSGLVSLALADSYAMILVSVALIGIGSSIFHPEATRMARYAAGGRQGLAQGLFQVGGQAGGALGPVFAAVIIVPWGQPSLAWFAALALLAMVLLAWIGGKQREISAAFMALRADSKKAGSIRHAPATIGAALVVLTLLMFTKNAYGESFRSFYTFYLMEKFGLSIPSAQMMLFIFLLASAAGALIGGIVGDRIGRYRIIWISVLGPLPLTLILPHADLFWTGVLTVMINLIMASAFASILIYAIELLPNRIGLIGGLFYGLNFGLGGIAAALLGILADSYGVETVYYICSFLPLAGLLAWFLPKIEEGHS, via the coding sequence ATGACAGTCGCCATCCCTGCCGTGACACGCCCGAAGACGCATCTGGCCGTCCTGGTCGTTCTCGGGGTCACCCATCTCCTCAACGACCTCATGCAGTCGCTGATCCCGGCCGCCTATCCGATCCTGAAGGACGCCTATGCGCTCGACTTCGTGCAGATCGGCATGATCACCATGACCTTCCAGATTGCCGGGTCTCTGCTGCAGCCGGCGATCGGCATGGTCACGGACAAACACCCCGCCCCCTATTCGCCAGTCGTCGGGATGATGTTCACGCTCTCGGGCCTGGTCAGCCTCGCCCTTGCCGATAGCTATGCCATGATCCTTGTCTCTGTCGCGCTGATCGGCATCGGGTCGTCCATTTTCCACCCGGAAGCCACGCGCATGGCGCGCTATGCCGCCGGCGGCCGGCAGGGATTGGCGCAGGGACTGTTTCAGGTCGGCGGCCAGGCAGGCGGCGCACTCGGTCCGGTTTTTGCCGCGGTTATCATCGTTCCCTGGGGGCAGCCGAGCCTCGCCTGGTTCGCCGCCCTGGCGTTGCTGGCAATGGTGCTTCTCGCGTGGATCGGCGGCAAGCAGCGGGAGATCAGCGCCGCATTCATGGCGCTGCGGGCGGACAGCAAGAAGGCGGGCAGCATCCGCCACGCGCCGGCGACGATTGGCGCCGCTCTGGTGGTCCTGACGCTGCTGATGTTCACCAAGAACGCCTATGGCGAAAGTTTCCGCTCGTTCTACACCTTCTACCTCATGGAGAAGTTCGGCCTCTCCATCCCTTCCGCACAGATGATGTTGTTCATCTTCCTGCTTGCCTCGGCCGCAGGCGCCCTGATCGGAGGGATTGTCGGCGATCGCATCGGACGCTACCGGATCATCTGGATCTCGGTTCTAGGCCCGCTTCCGCTGACGCTGATCCTGCCACATGCCGATCTGTTCTGGACCGGCGTGCTGACGGTGATGATCAACCTCATCATGGCAAGCGCCTTCGCATCGATCCTGATCTACGCCATCGAGCTGTTGCCGAACCGCATCGGGCTTATCGGCGGGCTGTTCTACGGCTTGAACTTCGGTCTCGGCGGCATTGCGGCAGCGCTTCTCGGGATACTGGCCGATAGCTACGGCGTCGAAACGGTCTATTATATCTGCTCGTTCCTTCCGCTTGCGGGGCTTCTCGCGTGGTTCCTCCCGAAGATCGAGGAAGGTCATTCTTGA
- a CDS encoding LysE family translocator produces MHELAILASILGVFLLGAMSPGPSFIVVSRIAIARSRADGLMAAVGMGIGGFFFACIAVAGLTAILLQVEWLNILLRLAGGAYLVWIGISIWRAAPQKIMIAETPADQPSTLWKSLLRGLFVQISNPKTAIFYASMFAALLPSPAPTWMLLALPPLLFINEFAWYAIVALGFSSHGPRIVYLRSKTWIDRAAGAVVGALGLKLMTDSARTIA; encoded by the coding sequence ATGCATGAACTTGCAATTCTTGCCTCCATCCTGGGCGTCTTCCTGCTTGGAGCCATGAGCCCCGGGCCGAGCTTCATCGTGGTGTCGCGGATCGCGATCGCACGGTCCCGCGCCGATGGATTGATGGCAGCGGTCGGCATGGGCATTGGCGGCTTTTTCTTCGCCTGTATTGCGGTCGCCGGCCTGACGGCGATCCTTCTTCAGGTTGAATGGCTCAACATCCTCCTGAGGCTCGCCGGTGGCGCCTATCTCGTCTGGATCGGCATAAGCATCTGGCGGGCCGCACCGCAGAAGATAATGATTGCCGAGACACCCGCCGACCAGCCGAGCACGCTCTGGAAATCCCTGTTGCGGGGGCTCTTCGTTCAGATCTCCAACCCGAAGACGGCGATCTTCTACGCCTCGATGTTCGCCGCGCTGTTGCCGTCGCCGGCGCCTACCTGGATGCTTCTCGCCCTGCCCCCGCTGCTCTTCATCAACGAGTTCGCGTGGTACGCAATCGTCGCCCTCGGCTTTTCCTCCCACGGCCCGCGGATCGTCTACCTGCGCTCCAAGACCTGGATCGACCGCGCCGCCGGCGCCGTGGTGGGCGCACTGGGGCTGAAGCTGATGACGGATAGCGCACGAACAATCGCCTGA
- a CDS encoding TetR/AcrR family transcriptional regulator, translating to MPIDRRVARTRTALCEALLALIRRKHYELITVEDILTEANIGRSTFYAHFTSKDDLLKRSLERLRDLLVTAKDKTISSPREREREEAWDPSRALFEHVAEHADIQVALAGGRGGGIVRDAVDGVLAEVLRQSLPATMHAALPRDLVIRHMVSTFNAVLRWWLEERPEMPPREVDAAFRKLVLDGLPPETCRPFIMTS from the coding sequence TTGCCGATCGATCGACGCGTGGCCCGAACGCGCACGGCGCTCTGTGAAGCTCTTCTCGCCTTGATACGCCGCAAGCACTACGAACTGATCACCGTCGAAGACATCCTGACCGAGGCGAATATCGGGCGGTCGACGTTCTATGCGCACTTCACGTCGAAAGACGACCTTCTGAAACGCAGTCTGGAGCGTCTGCGCGATCTGCTGGTGACTGCAAAAGACAAGACGATCTCATCGCCACGCGAGCGGGAGCGAGAAGAGGCGTGGGATCCCAGCCGCGCCTTGTTCGAGCATGTCGCCGAACACGCGGACATCCAGGTCGCACTTGCCGGCGGACGCGGAGGCGGCATCGTTCGCGATGCGGTTGACGGGGTGCTTGCGGAGGTCCTTCGCCAGTCGCTCCCCGCCACGATGCATGCCGCTCTTCCGCGTGACCTCGTGATCCGTCACATGGTCTCCACGTTCAACGCCGTTCTGCGCTGGTGGCTGGAGGAGCGACCGGAAATGCCTCCCCGGGAAGTCGACGCTGCGTTCCGAAAACTTGTACTTGATGGTCTGCCGCCGGAGACATGCCGGCCCTTCATCATGACGTCGTGA
- the pta gene encoding phosphate acetyltransferase — translation MKPLDRIIEAAKAAPRHIVLAEGEDPRIVEGALRAVRAGIAKITLVGDRKIVAEELHAAGGAPDEIRIEDPTSSALTEHLAVAYHDLRRSKGVDEAAAAAAVRSPLVFAAMMVREDQADGTVGGAVATTADTVRAALQTIGRAPDVGLVSSFFLMMLCAPHHEKKGAFVFADCGLVVDPDATGLADIAVTSARSYEALSGKPAKVAMLSFSTAGSAAHERVSKVVEATRLAHASAPGLVIDGELQFDTAFVEAVSAAKAPQSALHGEANVFVFPNLDAANIGYKIAQRIGGATAIGPILQGLAKPANDLSRGCNADDVFHMIAVTVVQASGGQSTG, via the coding sequence ATGAAACCGCTCGATCGCATTATCGAGGCCGCTAAAGCCGCCCCGCGCCATATCGTGCTCGCCGAGGGCGAAGACCCACGCATCGTCGAAGGCGCCTTGCGCGCCGTGCGCGCCGGTATCGCCAAGATCACGCTCGTCGGCGACAGGAAAATCGTCGCGGAGGAGTTGCACGCTGCCGGCGGCGCACCAGACGAAATCCGCATCGAGGATCCGACTTCGTCTGCGCTGACTGAGCACCTTGCCGTTGCCTACCACGATCTCCGTCGTAGCAAGGGTGTCGACGAAGCGGCCGCGGCAGCAGCCGTACGCTCGCCTCTTGTCTTTGCGGCCATGATGGTCCGCGAGGATCAGGCAGACGGAACGGTCGGGGGCGCTGTCGCCACTACCGCCGATACCGTGCGCGCCGCACTCCAGACCATCGGCCGGGCACCGGATGTCGGACTGGTGTCGAGCTTCTTCCTGATGATGCTCTGCGCGCCGCACCACGAAAAGAAGGGCGCCTTCGTTTTCGCCGATTGCGGGTTGGTTGTGGATCCTGACGCCACCGGCCTTGCCGATATCGCCGTGACCTCGGCACGCTCCTACGAGGCGCTCTCCGGCAAACCGGCGAAGGTGGCGATGCTCTCGTTCTCGACGGCCGGCAGTGCCGCGCATGAGCGCGTTTCGAAGGTGGTGGAGGCGACGCGCCTGGCCCATGCCTCAGCGCCGGGATTGGTGATCGACGGGGAATTGCAATTCGACACCGCTTTTGTCGAGGCCGTCAGCGCGGCAAAGGCGCCGCAATCGGCGCTGCATGGCGAGGCCAATGTCTTTGTCTTCCCCAACCTCGACGCGGCAAACATCGGCTACAAGATCGCCCAGCGCATCGGCGGCGCCACCGCCATCGGCCCGATCCTGCAGGGGCTTGCGAAGCCTGCCAACGATCTCTCGCGCGGCTGCAACGCCGACGACGTCTTCCACATGATCGCCGTCACCGTCGTTCAGGCGTCGGGCGGGCAGTCGACCGGCTAA
- a CDS encoding YeiH family protein codes for MTFVASVHERFRSVPSGFAAYWPGFAVTAAVAVAAQFLSDHYGAPAMLMALLLGIAFHFLSEEGRCVAGIDFCAKKVLRIGVALLGMRISVDLLIGLGASTILLLISAIAATIGFGLLAAKLLGRGWRLALITSGSVAICGASAAMAIAAVLPKNEFSERNLIFTVLSVTVLSTLAMIAYPILAQTMGLDARATGIFFGGTIHDVAQVVGAGFSVSPEAGETATLVKLIRVTMLAPVVLIFSLSLRKVPQPEGETGKRPPLLPGFVVAFLIFAALNSFGFVPELVAKAGMETSRWALLAGIVAVGMRTSLRRVLDVGGDAVALIVAETVFIALFILVGIHYLGHA; via the coding sequence ATGACCTTCGTCGCCTCCGTCCACGAACGCTTCCGAAGCGTGCCCTCCGGCTTTGCGGCCTACTGGCCTGGCTTTGCCGTTACCGCGGCGGTGGCCGTCGCTGCCCAATTCCTTTCCGACCACTACGGCGCGCCGGCCATGCTCATGGCGCTCCTGCTCGGCATCGCCTTTCACTTTCTGTCCGAGGAAGGGCGTTGCGTCGCCGGCATCGATTTCTGTGCCAAGAAGGTGCTGCGCATCGGTGTGGCGCTGCTCGGCATGCGCATCAGCGTCGACCTCCTCATCGGGCTTGGCGCAAGCACGATCCTGCTCCTCATCTCAGCCATCGCCGCGACCATCGGCTTCGGCCTGCTTGCCGCAAAGCTTCTCGGGCGTGGCTGGCGGCTGGCGCTTATCACCAGCGGTTCGGTCGCAATCTGCGGAGCGTCTGCAGCGATGGCGATCGCAGCCGTTCTTCCCAAGAACGAGTTCTCCGAGCGCAACCTGATCTTCACCGTGCTTTCGGTCACCGTGCTCTCGACACTTGCGATGATTGCCTATCCGATCCTCGCCCAGACCATGGGGCTCGACGCGCGCGCCACGGGCATCTTCTTCGGTGGCACCATCCATGACGTCGCGCAGGTCGTCGGCGCAGGCTTCTCGGTCTCGCCGGAGGCGGGCGAAACGGCGACGCTCGTCAAGCTGATCCGCGTCACCATGCTGGCGCCGGTCGTGCTCATCTTTTCGCTGTCACTGCGCAAAGTACCGCAGCCTGAGGGCGAGACCGGTAAGCGCCCGCCGCTCTTGCCCGGCTTCGTCGTCGCCTTCCTGATCTTTGCAGCGCTGAATTCCTTCGGTTTCGTGCCGGAACTGGTGGCCAAGGCCGGCATGGAAACGTCGCGCTGGGCGCTGCTTGCCGGCATCGTCGCCGTCGGCATGCGCACGTCGCTTCGCCGCGTGCTCGATGTCGGTGGCGACGCCGTCGCGCTGATCGTCGCCGAAACCGTCTTCATCGCTCTCTTCATCCTCGTCGGCATTCACTATCTGGGGCACGCCTGA
- the xsc gene encoding sulfoacetaldehyde acetyltransferase has translation MKMTTEEAFVKVLQMHGLEHAFGIIGSAMMPVSDLFPKAGIKFWDCAHETNAGMMADGFSRATGTMSVAIGQNGPGVTGFITAIKTAYWNHTPLLMVTPQAANKTIGQGGFQEVDQMAMFEEMVCYQEEVRDPSRIPEVLNRVIEKAWRGCAPAQINIPRDYWTQVIDVDLPAIVRFERPAGGPQAIAEAAKLLSEAKFPVILNGAGVVIGNAISDSMKLAERLDAPVCCGYQHNDAFPGSHRLSVGPLGYNGSKAAMELISKADVVLALGTRLNPFSTLPGYGIDYWPKNASIIQVDINADRIGLTKKVSVGICGDAKQVARQILELLSPSAGDAGREERKAAIHQTRSAWQQQLSSMDHEDDDPGTEWNESARSREPNRMSPRQAWRAIQAALPKEAIISTDIGNNCAIGNAYPTFEAGRKYLAPGMFGPCGYGFPSIVGAKIGCPDVPVVGFAGDGAFGISMNEMGSIGREGWPAITMVIFRNYQWGAEKRNTTLWYANNFVGTELNPNLSYAKVAEGCGLKGVAVNTTAALTEALSTAIADQKKGVTTFIEVILNQELGEPFRRDAMKKPVPVAGIDRADMRPQKRA, from the coding sequence ATGAAAATGACCACCGAGGAAGCCTTCGTCAAAGTTCTTCAGATGCATGGCCTCGAACATGCCTTCGGCATCATCGGCTCGGCCATGATGCCGGTGTCGGACCTGTTCCCGAAGGCCGGCATCAAATTCTGGGACTGCGCCCATGAGACCAATGCCGGCATGATGGCCGACGGCTTCAGCCGCGCCACGGGCACGATGTCGGTTGCGATCGGCCAGAACGGCCCCGGCGTCACCGGCTTCATCACCGCGATCAAGACCGCCTACTGGAACCACACGCCGCTTCTGATGGTCACGCCGCAGGCGGCCAACAAGACGATCGGGCAGGGCGGTTTCCAGGAAGTCGACCAGATGGCGATGTTCGAGGAGATGGTCTGCTACCAGGAAGAAGTACGCGATCCCTCGCGTATCCCTGAAGTCCTCAACCGGGTGATCGAAAAGGCCTGGCGCGGCTGTGCGCCGGCGCAGATCAACATTCCGCGCGACTACTGGACGCAGGTGATTGACGTCGACTTGCCGGCGATCGTTCGCTTCGAGCGCCCGGCTGGTGGCCCGCAGGCGATTGCCGAAGCGGCCAAGCTTTTGTCCGAGGCAAAATTCCCGGTCATTCTCAACGGCGCCGGCGTCGTCATCGGCAATGCCATCTCCGATTCCATGAAGCTCGCCGAGCGTCTCGACGCGCCAGTCTGCTGCGGCTACCAGCACAATGACGCCTTCCCGGGGAGCCATCGCCTGTCGGTCGGCCCGCTCGGCTACAACGGCTCGAAGGCTGCGATGGAGCTGATCTCCAAGGCCGATGTTGTCTTGGCGCTCGGCACGAGGCTCAATCCGTTCTCGACGCTTCCGGGCTACGGCATCGACTACTGGCCGAAGAACGCCTCGATCATCCAGGTCGACATCAACGCCGACCGGATCGGGCTTACCAAGAAGGTGTCGGTCGGCATCTGCGGCGATGCCAAGCAGGTCGCCCGCCAGATCCTGGAGCTGCTCTCACCGTCTGCCGGCGATGCCGGCCGCGAGGAGCGCAAGGCCGCGATCCACCAGACCCGCTCGGCCTGGCAGCAGCAACTCTCCTCGATGGATCACGAGGACGACGATCCGGGCACGGAATGGAACGAAAGCGCACGCTCGCGCGAGCCGAACCGCATGTCACCGCGCCAGGCCTGGCGTGCGATCCAGGCGGCCCTGCCGAAGGAAGCGATCATCTCCACCGACATCGGCAACAACTGCGCGATCGGCAATGCCTATCCGACCTTCGAAGCGGGCCGCAAATATCTGGCGCCGGGCATGTTCGGCCCCTGCGGCTACGGTTTCCCGTCGATCGTCGGCGCCAAGATCGGTTGCCCTGATGTGCCAGTGGTCGGTTTTGCCGGTGACGGTGCCTTCGGCATCTCGATGAACGAGATGGGCTCGATCGGCCGCGAGGGATGGCCGGCGATAACGATGGTGATCTTCCGCAACTACCAATGGGGTGCCGAAAAGCGCAACACGACGCTCTGGTACGCCAACAACTTCGTCGGCACGGAGCTCAACCCCAACCTCTCCTACGCCAAGGTGGCGGAAGGCTGCGGCCTGAAGGGCGTGGCGGTCAACACGACCGCAGCTCTCACCGAAGCCCTGTCCACTGCGATCGCCGACCAGAAGAAGGGCGTGACAACCTTCATCGAAGTCATCCTCAACCAGGAGCTCGGCGAACCCTTCCGCCGAGACGCGATGAAGAAGCCGGTGCCCGTTGCCGGTATCGATCGCGCCGACATGCGTCCCCAGAAGCGGGCCTGA
- a CDS encoding NAD(P)/FAD-dependent oxidoreductase, with product MQLRATPLKPEREPFDPAYDPNHARSPGTGKDYAPTYWIGTAGPEPEDDGPITGDIDVDVAIIGSGYTGLSCAIHLAREHGIKAAVLEANGVAWGCSTRNGGQAQISAGRLKRSQWIARWGVDVARKMHAEISEGFDLFRSLVREPEIDCDPQDGGHLYIAHRDKMLPALQSEVRVLNDTFGYRARMVSRDEIHRDFVRDEEARGAMYEPDGMGIHAAKLAFGYLRLARKLGAKVHTSSPVLDCTAKGGMHYLTTPGGTVRARAVCIATAGYTSPGMNALTRHRLMPILSNSIVTRPLTESEQKALNFKARIPLTDTRTLRHYYRMLPDGRVQIGSRSAITGRDASNPKHLELLLAGLYRKFPALRGIDIDYSWWGWVDVSHDMMPRIFQPDRSQRLFYAMGYGGNGVMYSAQAGRRMAQMVAGKGGGLDLPIFTSPLPGHGLLTPFRRLGQWGMYRWYYLRDEIL from the coding sequence ATGCAACTGCGCGCCACACCCTTGAAGCCTGAAAGAGAGCCGTTTGACCCGGCCTATGACCCCAACCATGCCCGCAGCCCCGGCACGGGCAAGGACTATGCGCCGACCTACTGGATCGGCACCGCCGGTCCCGAACCGGAGGACGACGGTCCGATCACGGGCGATATCGATGTCGATGTTGCGATCATCGGGTCCGGCTATACCGGTCTCTCCTGCGCCATTCATCTGGCGCGCGAGCACGGCATCAAGGCAGCGGTTCTGGAGGCCAATGGCGTCGCCTGGGGCTGCAGCACCCGCAACGGCGGGCAGGCACAGATTTCCGCCGGCCGCCTGAAGCGCTCGCAATGGATCGCCCGCTGGGGCGTGGACGTTGCCCGCAAGATGCATGCGGAGATTTCCGAGGGTTTCGACCTCTTTCGCTCTCTCGTCCGCGAGCCCGAAATCGACTGCGATCCGCAGGATGGCGGCCATCTCTATATCGCCCACCGCGACAAGATGCTGCCGGCGCTGCAAAGCGAGGTTCGCGTTCTCAACGATACCTTCGGCTATCGCGCCCGCATGGTCTCGCGCGACGAGATCCACCGCGATTTCGTTCGCGACGAGGAAGCACGCGGGGCGATGTATGAGCCCGATGGCATGGGCATCCATGCCGCCAAGCTCGCCTTCGGCTACCTCAGGCTTGCCCGCAAGCTGGGGGCAAAGGTGCATACGTCGAGCCCGGTGCTTGATTGCACCGCCAAGGGCGGCATGCATTACCTGACGACGCCTGGCGGAACGGTGCGGGCGCGTGCCGTCTGCATTGCGACGGCCGGCTACACGTCACCCGGCATGAACGCGCTCACCCGCCACCGACTGATGCCTATCCTGTCGAACTCGATCGTCACTCGGCCGCTGACGGAAAGCGAGCAGAAGGCGCTGAACTTCAAGGCGCGCATCCCGCTCACTGATACGCGGACGCTGCGTCACTACTATCGCATGCTGCCGGATGGCCGGGTGCAGATCGGCAGCCGCAGCGCCATCACCGGACGCGACGCGAGCAATCCGAAGCATCTCGAGCTTCTGCTTGCCGGTCTCTACCGCAAGTTCCCGGCACTCCGCGGCATCGACATCGACTACTCCTGGTGGGGGTGGGTGGATGTCAGCCACGACATGATGCCGCGCATCTTCCAGCCGGACCGGAGCCAGAGGCTGTTCTACGCCATGGGCTATGGCGGCAACGGCGTGATGTATTCCGCCCAGGCCGGCCGTCGCATGGCCCAGATGGTCGCCGGCAAAGGCGGCGGCCTCGACCTTCCCATCTTCACTTCGCCTCTGCCGGGCCACGGGCTTCTGACGCCGTTCCGACGGCTCGGCCAATGGGGAATGTACCGCTGGTACTACCTCCGTGACGAGATCCTCTAA
- a CDS encoding nuclear transport factor 2 family protein gives MTATDLKTLFDAFNRHDIDGVMHFFAEDCVFNAVGGPEVYGNRFVGTGPIADAFSGVWKSMPDAEWGNHSHFVEGDRGVSEWTFSGTAADGSRIEAEGCDLFTFRNGKIVRKQAFRKNRPVLQPRY, from the coding sequence CTGACGGCAACCGATCTCAAAACCTTGTTCGATGCCTTCAACCGGCATGACATCGACGGGGTCATGCACTTCTTCGCCGAAGATTGCGTATTCAACGCCGTCGGCGGCCCGGAGGTCTACGGCAACCGTTTCGTCGGTACCGGTCCGATCGCAGATGCCTTCAGCGGCGTCTGGAAATCGATGCCGGACGCCGAATGGGGCAACCACAGCCACTTCGTCGAAGGCGATCGCGGCGTGTCCGAGTGGACCTTCTCCGGCACGGCTGCCGACGGCAGCCGCATCGAGGCAGAAGGCTGCGACCTCTTCACCTTCCGCAACGGCAAGATCGTGCGCAAGCAGGCGTTCCGCAAGAACCGCCCGGTCCTGCAACCCCGCTACTGA